One genomic segment of Esox lucius isolate fEsoLuc1 chromosome 15, fEsoLuc1.pri, whole genome shotgun sequence includes these proteins:
- the LOC105016021 gene encoding cathepsin L1, which translates to MKLLIVVATAVSVACSASLSLEDLEFHAWKLKFGKSYSSPVEEAQRRDSWISNRRLVLVHNILADQGIKSYRLGMTYFADMDNQEYRRLVSQGCLGSFNSSKPRAGSTFFPVIGDNDLPTTVDWRDKGFVTPVKDQKQCGSCWAFSATGSLEGQHFKKTGKLVSLSEQQLVDCSGSFGNMGCMGGLMDQAFDYIKSLAPGGVDTEDSYPYQAEDETCRYKPDSVGATCTGYVDIASGDETALKQAVATIGPVSVAIDAGHSSFQLYDSGIYDEPDCSSDELDHGVLAVGYGTSDDGKDYWMVKNSWGLDWGSKGYIMMSRNKHNQCGIATASSYPLV; encoded by the exons ATGAAGTTGTTGATAGTTGTGGCCACGGCTGTATCGGTGGCGTGCTCCGCTAGCCTCTCCCTGGAGGACCTGGAGTTCCATGCCTGGAAACTGAAGTTTG GGAAGTCCTACAGCTCTCCAGTGGAGGAGGCCCAACGCCGGGACTCCTGGATCTCCAACCGCCGGCTAGTTCTGGTGCACAACATTCTGGCTGACCAGGGCATCAAGTCCTACCGCCTGGGCATGACCTACTTTGCTGACATG GACAACCAAGAATACAGACGCCTCGTGTCCCAGGGCTGCCTGGGTTCCTTCAACTCCTCTAAGCCCCGTGCCGGTTCTACCTTCTTCCCGGTGATCGGAGACAATGACCTGCCCACCACGGTGGACTGGAGGGACAAGGGCTTCGTCACCCCCGTCAAGGACCAGAAGCAGTGTGGCTCCTGCTGGGCTTTCAGCGCG ACCGGCTCTCTGGAAGGCCAGCACTTCAAGAAGACCGGCAAGCTGGTGTCCCTGAGTGAGCAGCAGCTGGTTGACTGCTCGGGGAGTTTTGGCAACATGGGCTGCATGGGCGGGCTGATGGACCAGGCCTTTGACTACATCAAGTCCTTGGCTCCCGGAGGCGTAGACACAGAGGACTCCTACCCTTATCAGGCGGAG GACGAGACGTGCCGCTACAAACCCGATAGTGTAGGCGCCACCTGCACCGGTTATGTCGACATCGCCAGCGGAGACGAGACGGCGTTGAAGCAGGCCGTGGCGACCATCGGACCCGTGTCTGTAGCTATCGACGCGGGCCACTCCTCCTTCCAGCTGTACGACTCAG GTATCTATGACGAACCAGACTGCAGCAGCGACGAGCTTGATCACGGCGTGCTGGCGGTAGGTTATGGCACCAGCGACGACGGCAAGGACTACTGGATGGTGAAGAACAG CTGGGGCCTGGACTGGGGAAGTAAAGGTTACATCATGATGTCCCGGAACAAGCACAACCAGTGTGGAATCGCCACTGCCTCCAGCTACCCCCTGGTCTGA